The Urbifossiella limnaea genome has a window encoding:
- a CDS encoding DUF1501 domain-containing protein: MPHAPSGTVQVGSRRWFLRTGLAGLGALGATATAAPRRPTSVILFWLSGGLSHIDSWDPKPDAPAEVRGPFGSIPTRVPGVRVSEHLPLQASIMDRLTLVRSVDCKASDHTPITMQAGNPLARRTNDGKDGGGYPSMGSVAAKFRGPNDPALPAFVGLADSWKADVWGAGALGAAYEPVQGTDLAGRIRLPQGVTVPHLRDRDDLRRRLAAAGRDLDSPDAGRLDVQGRRALDMIVSGKAQRAFRVEEESARLRDAYGRDSIGEKALLARRLVEAGTTFALVSGAWGYFDHHGDDVRWGGIERGLRPLLPRIDRVVHTLVTDLAARGLLDTTLVLMMGEFGRGPVINANAGRDHWTNCMSLLVAGGGLPCGQVIGRTDAKGYGITDGRVGPADLAATVFRHLGIDPDAHWDDPQGRPTPVVVENGRPIPGLV, translated from the coding sequence ATGCCCCACGCCCCTTCGGGAACCGTTCAGGTCGGCTCGCGGCGCTGGTTCCTGCGCACCGGGCTCGCCGGGCTCGGCGCCCTCGGCGCGACCGCCACCGCCGCGCCGCGGCGGCCCACGTCGGTCATCCTGTTCTGGCTCTCCGGCGGGCTCAGCCACATCGACTCGTGGGACCCGAAGCCCGACGCCCCCGCCGAGGTGCGCGGGCCGTTCGGCTCGATCCCGACGCGCGTGCCGGGCGTCCGCGTGAGCGAGCACCTGCCGCTCCAGGCGTCGATCATGGACCGGCTCACGCTGGTGCGGTCGGTAGACTGCAAGGCCAGCGACCACACGCCGATCACCATGCAGGCCGGCAACCCGCTGGCCCGCCGCACCAACGACGGCAAGGACGGCGGCGGCTACCCGTCGATGGGGTCGGTGGCGGCGAAGTTCCGCGGGCCGAACGACCCGGCGCTGCCGGCGTTCGTCGGCCTGGCCGACAGCTGGAAGGCCGACGTGTGGGGCGCCGGGGCGCTCGGCGCCGCCTACGAGCCGGTGCAGGGGACCGACCTCGCCGGGCGGATCCGGTTGCCGCAGGGCGTGACCGTCCCCCACCTCCGCGACCGCGACGACCTCCGCCGCCGGCTCGCCGCCGCCGGCCGCGACCTCGACTCGCCCGACGCCGGCCGGCTCGACGTGCAGGGGCGGCGGGCGCTCGACATGATCGTGTCCGGGAAGGCGCAGCGGGCGTTCCGGGTGGAGGAGGAGTCGGCCCGCCTCCGCGACGCCTACGGCCGCGACAGCATCGGCGAGAAGGCGCTGCTGGCCCGCCGGCTGGTCGAGGCCGGCACCACGTTCGCGCTCGTCAGCGGGGCGTGGGGCTACTTCGACCACCACGGCGACGACGTGCGCTGGGGCGGCATCGAGCGCGGGCTGCGGCCGCTGCTGCCGCGGATCGACCGCGTCGTTCACACGCTGGTGACCGACCTGGCAGCCCGCGGGCTGCTCGACACGACGCTGGTGCTGATGATGGGCGAGTTCGGCCGCGGCCCGGTGATCAACGCGAACGCCGGCCGTGACCACTGGACGAACTGCATGTCGCTGCTGGTCGCCGGCGGCGGGCTGCCGTGCGGGCAGGTGATCGGCCGGACCGACGCCAAGGGGTACGGCATCACCGACGGCCGGGTCGGCCCGGCGGACCTGGCGGCGACGGTGTTCCGCCACCTGGGCATCGACCCCGACGCCCACTGGGACGACCCGCAGGGCCGGCCGACGCCGGTGGTAGTCGAGAACGGCCGCCCCATCCCCGGGCTCGTGTAG
- a CDS encoding MFS transporter yields the protein MFERPTRVRWLVVALLAGLAFLAHFNRVSISVAAKAHFIGPGLLTAAQMGLVYSAFLFVYTLGMLPGGYLLDRAGPRRAMTVMAVGLGSWAALTGVLGWSGLGVAAMFVPLLLIRGLAGATSVPLHPGAARAVSLWVPPGERSTANGTVTAGALVGIALTYPVFGWLMDVVGWPAAFVVSGAALALLGVGWYALAADSPAEHPGTNAAERELVAAGGAPPPRAAATLADVADLLRNRSLVLLTLSYGALGYMQYLFFYWIEFYFGSELKLPESESRRAAFVVMMASAVGMALGGWVADRLGRALGPRAGNRVVAVTGMSLSAAFSLCGVAATNPDAVVAWFALGLGALGLCEGVFWTTAPALAPRNGGLACALVNTGGNGVGLLAPVVTPVIGEAVGWTTAVGVACGVCFVGGLLWFAVSDGGRGRA from the coding sequence ATGTTCGAACGGCCGACGCGCGTCCGCTGGCTGGTGGTGGCGTTGCTCGCGGGGCTCGCCTTCCTCGCGCACTTCAACCGGGTCAGCATCTCGGTCGCGGCCAAGGCGCACTTCATCGGGCCGGGCCTGCTCACGGCCGCGCAGATGGGGCTGGTGTACTCGGCGTTCCTGTTCGTCTACACGCTCGGGATGCTCCCCGGCGGCTACCTCCTCGACCGCGCCGGCCCGCGCCGGGCGATGACCGTGATGGCCGTGGGGCTCGGCTCCTGGGCCGCGCTGACCGGCGTGCTCGGCTGGTCCGGCCTGGGCGTCGCCGCGATGTTCGTGCCGCTGCTGCTCATCCGCGGGCTGGCCGGGGCGACGAGCGTGCCGCTCCACCCCGGGGCGGCGCGGGCGGTGTCGCTGTGGGTGCCGCCCGGCGAGCGCTCGACCGCGAACGGCACCGTCACCGCGGGCGCCCTCGTCGGCATCGCGCTGACGTACCCCGTGTTCGGCTGGCTGATGGACGTGGTCGGCTGGCCGGCGGCGTTCGTCGTCAGCGGCGCGGCGCTGGCGCTGCTCGGCGTCGGCTGGTACGCCCTCGCCGCCGACAGCCCGGCGGAACACCCCGGGACGAACGCCGCGGAGCGCGAGCTGGTGGCCGCGGGCGGCGCCCCGCCGCCGCGCGCCGCGGCGACGCTCGCGGACGTCGCCGACTTGCTCCGCAACCGGAGCCTGGTGCTGCTCACGCTCAGCTACGGGGCGCTCGGCTACATGCAGTACCTGTTCTTCTACTGGATCGAGTTCTACTTCGGCAGCGAGCTGAAGCTCCCGGAGTCGGAGAGCCGGCGGGCGGCGTTCGTGGTGATGATGGCGTCGGCGGTGGGGATGGCGCTGGGCGGCTGGGTGGCGGACCGGCTCGGCCGCGCCCTCGGGCCGCGCGCCGGCAACCGGGTCGTGGCCGTCACCGGCATGAGCCTCAGCGCCGCGTTCAGCCTGTGCGGCGTCGCCGCGACCAACCCGGACGCGGTGGTGGCGTGGTTCGCGCTCGGGCTCGGGGCGCTCGGGCTGTGTGAGGGGGTGTTCTGGACCACGGCCCCGGCGCTGGCGCCGCGAAACGGCGGGCTGGCGTGCGCCCTGGTGAACACCGGCGGGAACGGCGTCGGCCTGCTCGCCCCGGTCGTCACCCCGGTGATTGGTGAGGCCGTCGGGTGGACGACCGCGGTCGGGGTGGCGTGCGGGGTGTGCTTCGTCGGGGGGCTGCTGTGGTTCGCCGTTTCCGACGGCGGCCGCGGGCGGGCGTGA
- a CDS encoding mandelate racemase/muconate lactonizing enzyme family protein, producing MKVTRLDVFVIGDGPDIDPDKGGVEPLACVRVHTDGGLSGLSEVFRVPPGVVRATVGGPDTHFGRLLIGQQVTHPERLWQRMWDAVMHTNRRGWQVIILGALDVALWDVYGQMLGRPVWELLGGVQRGPFQTPTGADLAVTPYCTLVSDVWGGEPMFAQQVGRAEQLAALGYRAFKVEPMMSSPADVVELARRFRRALGSKPTLMVDVGYLFHDVPTAARVCRELEAFDVFFFETPFPVDSPAPYAELAARTSIPLAMGEHGVTRWEFLDMMDRGRVSVVQPYMTTCGGLTEAKRVVELARARGALVCPGNWSTQILGAATVHLAAYSPVTPFVEFAPAEVYASPLRRELQAAGFPVNNGTIALPDRPGIGYDLPAEIASRFATP from the coding sequence ATGAAGGTCACGCGGCTGGACGTGTTCGTCATCGGCGACGGGCCGGACATCGACCCGGACAAGGGCGGCGTCGAGCCGCTGGCGTGCGTCCGCGTCCACACCGACGGCGGGCTGAGCGGCCTGTCCGAAGTGTTCCGCGTGCCGCCGGGCGTGGTGCGGGCGACGGTCGGCGGGCCGGACACGCACTTCGGTCGACTGCTGATCGGCCAGCAAGTCACGCACCCCGAGCGCCTGTGGCAGCGGATGTGGGACGCGGTCATGCACACGAACCGCCGCGGGTGGCAGGTCATCATCCTCGGCGCGCTCGACGTGGCGCTGTGGGACGTGTACGGCCAGATGCTCGGCCGGCCGGTGTGGGAACTACTCGGCGGCGTGCAGCGCGGGCCTTTCCAGACGCCGACCGGCGCCGACCTCGCCGTCACGCCGTACTGCACGCTCGTGTCCGACGTGTGGGGCGGCGAGCCGATGTTCGCCCAACAGGTCGGCCGTGCGGAGCAGCTGGCGGCGCTCGGCTACCGGGCGTTCAAGGTCGAGCCGATGATGTCGTCGCCGGCCGACGTGGTCGAACTCGCCCGCCGCTTCCGCCGGGCGCTCGGCAGCAAGCCGACGCTCATGGTCGATGTCGGCTACCTGTTCCACGACGTGCCGACCGCCGCGCGGGTGTGCCGCGAGCTGGAAGCGTTCGACGTGTTCTTCTTCGAGACGCCGTTCCCCGTGGACTCGCCGGCGCCCTACGCCGAGCTCGCGGCGCGGACCTCCATCCCGCTGGCGATGGGCGAGCACGGCGTGACGCGGTGGGAGTTCCTCGACATGATGGACCGCGGCCGCGTGTCCGTGGTGCAGCCGTACATGACGACCTGCGGCGGGCTGACGGAGGCGAAGCGGGTCGTGGAACTGGCCCGCGCCCGCGGCGCGCTCGTGTGCCCGGGGAACTGGTCCACGCAAATCCTCGGCGCTGCCACGGTCCACCTCGCGGCGTACTCGCCGGTCACGCCGTTCGTCGAGTTCGCGCCCGCCGAGGTGTACGCGTCGCCGCTCCGCCGCGAACTCCAGGCCGCGGGGTTTCCGGTGAATAACGGCACGATCGCGCTCCCCGACCGCCCCGGGATCGGCTACGATCTGCCGGCCGAGATCGCCTCGCGCTTCGCGACGCCGTGA
- a CDS encoding DUF1549 and DUF1553 domain-containing protein, translated as MFRAVRVVLYFVAAAALVRSAAADEPPGPEAHRAFRPVVQPTVPDVRGPARTGIDRFVLAALEAKNLTLSPEADRPTLVRRVAFDLTGLPPTVAEIDAFVADTSANAYEKMIDRYLASPAYGERWGKFWLDAAGYADSNGYFNADSDRPLAWRYRDYVVRSFNADKPYDVFVREQIAGDELVGYVPGGDVTPAMVEPLTATHFLRNAPDGTGESDGNPDEVRTDRFTVLEGNVQNLVNCLLGLTVQCARCHDHKFEPITQAEYYGLQALLFPVYNPERWTKPNERVVTVGLKVDLDAQARRNQLIDRQVKAARDGLAAFADPLREQLLDERLKDVPAAKRAEVVAAVKAAKDKRTPAQKALLKEHDKAADVGDDALAKRFREYAALRDQVKQTVADREKDRPPPADTLAAFVETDAKPAPHHVLKRGLHHAPGDEVGPGVPAALATPGNKYTIDRPAGRVSTGRRTAFAKWVTSPENPLFARVMVNRVWQHHFGTGLVATPDNLGASGAKASHPELLDHLAAEFAASGWRVKALHRLILTSAVYRQGSAPRAGLDAIDPDTRLLARFPLRRLDAEAVRDAMLNISGELDATAGGPYVPSRRTPEGSVEVAEKTPGALRRSLYLQQRRTQVVTFLQLFDAPAITTTCGKRTPSTVPLQSLALLNSEFARARGKAFAARLTREAGDDAARLALAFRLTAGRPPVPEERTACEGFLTKQREAYAGQPDAAARAWADLAQMLLASNAFLYVE; from the coding sequence ATGTTCCGCGCCGTGCGAGTCGTCCTGTACTTCGTCGCCGCGGCCGCGCTGGTCCGGTCGGCCGCGGCTGACGAGCCGCCCGGCCCCGAGGCGCACCGCGCCTTCCGCCCGGTCGTGCAGCCGACGGTGCCCGACGTGCGCGGCCCGGCCCGCACCGGGATCGACCGGTTCGTCCTCGCCGCGCTCGAAGCGAAGAACCTCACGCTGAGCCCCGAAGCGGACCGGCCCACGCTCGTCCGCCGCGTCGCCTTCGACCTGACCGGCCTGCCGCCGACCGTCGCCGAGATCGACGCCTTCGTCGCGGACACGAGCGCGAACGCCTACGAGAAGATGATCGACCGCTACCTCGCGTCGCCGGCCTACGGCGAGCGGTGGGGCAAGTTCTGGCTCGACGCCGCCGGGTACGCCGACAGCAACGGCTACTTCAACGCCGACAGCGACCGCCCGCTGGCGTGGCGCTACCGCGATTACGTGGTCCGCTCCTTCAACGCCGACAAGCCCTACGACGTGTTCGTCCGCGAGCAGATCGCCGGCGACGAACTCGTCGGCTACGTGCCGGGCGGCGACGTGACGCCGGCGATGGTCGAGCCGCTGACCGCGACGCACTTCCTCCGCAACGCCCCGGACGGCACCGGCGAGAGCGACGGCAACCCGGACGAGGTCCGCACCGACCGCTTCACCGTGCTCGAAGGGAACGTGCAGAACCTCGTGAACTGCCTCCTCGGCCTCACCGTCCAGTGCGCCCGCTGCCACGACCACAAGTTCGAGCCGATCACGCAGGCCGAGTACTACGGCCTCCAGGCGCTGCTGTTCCCGGTGTACAACCCCGAGCGCTGGACGAAGCCGAACGAGCGCGTCGTGACGGTCGGGCTGAAGGTGGACCTCGACGCGCAGGCGCGCCGCAACCAGCTGATCGACCGGCAGGTGAAGGCGGCCCGCGACGGCCTCGCGGCGTTCGCCGACCCGCTCCGCGAGCAGCTCCTCGACGAGCGGCTGAAGGACGTGCCCGCGGCGAAGCGCGCCGAGGTCGTCGCCGCGGTGAAGGCCGCGAAGGACAAGCGGACGCCGGCGCAGAAGGCGCTCCTGAAGGAGCACGACAAGGCGGCCGACGTGGGCGACGACGCGCTGGCGAAGCGGTTCCGCGAGTACGCCGCGCTGCGCGACCAGGTGAAGCAGACGGTCGCCGACCGCGAGAAGGACCGCCCGCCGCCGGCCGACACGCTCGCCGCGTTCGTCGAGACGGACGCGAAGCCGGCGCCGCACCACGTCCTCAAGCGCGGGCTGCACCACGCGCCCGGCGACGAGGTCGGACCCGGCGTACCGGCGGCGCTCGCCACGCCGGGGAACAAGTACACGATCGACCGCCCCGCCGGCCGCGTCTCGACCGGCCGGCGCACGGCGTTCGCGAAGTGGGTCACGTCGCCGGAGAACCCGCTGTTCGCGCGGGTGATGGTGAACCGCGTCTGGCAGCACCACTTCGGCACCGGGCTCGTCGCCACCCCGGACAACCTCGGCGCGTCCGGCGCGAAGGCGTCGCACCCGGAGTTGCTCGACCACCTCGCCGCCGAGTTCGCCGCGTCCGGCTGGCGCGTGAAGGCGCTGCACCGGCTCATCCTCACGTCGGCCGTCTACCGGCAGGGTAGCGCGCCGCGCGCGGGGCTCGACGCCATCGACCCCGACACCCGGCTGCTCGCCCGCTTCCCCCTCCGCCGGCTCGACGCCGAGGCGGTCCGCGACGCCATGCTGAACATCTCCGGCGAACTCGACGCGACGGCCGGCGGCCCCTACGTGCCGAGCCGGCGCACGCCCGAGGGGTCGGTCGAGGTCGCGGAGAAGACGCCCGGGGCGCTGCGCCGCTCGCTCTACCTCCAGCAGCGGCGGACGCAGGTCGTCACCTTCCTCCAGCTGTTCGACGCGCCGGCGATCACGACGACGTGCGGGAAGCGAACGCCCTCGACGGTGCCGCTCCAGTCGCTCGCGCTGCTGAACTCGGAGTTCGCCCGCGCCCGCGGCAAGGCGTTCGCCGCGCGGCTGACCCGCGAGGCCGGCGACGACGCGGCGCGATTGGCGTTGGCCTTCCGCCTCACCGCCGGCCGCCCGCCCGTTCCCGAGGAGCGAACCGCGTGCGAGGGGTTCCTCACGAAGCAGCGCGAGGCCTACGCCGGGCAGCCGGACGCCGCGGCCCGCGCCTGGGCGGACCTGGCCCAGATGCTCCTCGCCAGCAACGCGTTCCTCTACGTCGAGTGA
- a CDS encoding DUF1501 domain-containing protein, with the protein MVRPDFALNRRAFLGRYAGALGPLALASLAADAHADPLAPKRPHHAAKAKAVICLFQHGGPSQMDLFDPKPELTRRNGQPHPEKLEVHFHTQQGKLLASPFRFARRGNVGVELSELLPHTAGIVDDITLVRSMTTDSVDHEAALRVIHSGKIFAGRPAWGSWVLYGLGTERKELPAYVVLGDPGGLPVDGTNNWSSGFLPAVYQGTPFRAAGTPVAHLATPADVPAAARRHQLDLLRGLNAAHLQRHAGNAELEARLGHFELAAAMQTAVPDVLDLSRETEETKRLYGIDDPKSAEYGRRCLLARRLVERGVRFVQLFLSGQPWDTHSRNAENLRNLCAMTDRPSAGLVTDLKRRGLLDDTIVMWAGEFGRLPISQGTDGRDHNRHAFTLWLAGGGFKRGYVHGATDEFGYRSVEKVVRVPSLHATLLHALGLDHTRLTVPHEGRDDTLTDYAVTNAAVVRDLLA; encoded by the coding sequence GTGGTGCGACCCGACTTCGCGCTGAACCGCCGGGCGTTCCTCGGCCGCTACGCCGGCGCCCTCGGCCCGCTCGCGCTGGCGAGCCTCGCGGCCGACGCGCACGCCGACCCGCTGGCGCCGAAGCGGCCGCACCACGCCGCGAAGGCGAAGGCCGTCATCTGCCTGTTCCAGCACGGCGGCCCGAGCCAGATGGACCTGTTCGACCCGAAGCCCGAACTCACGCGCCGCAACGGCCAGCCGCACCCGGAGAAGCTGGAAGTCCACTTCCACACGCAGCAGGGGAAGCTGCTCGCGTCGCCGTTCCGGTTCGCGCGGCGCGGCAACGTCGGCGTCGAGTTGTCGGAACTGCTGCCGCACACCGCCGGCATCGTGGACGACATCACGCTCGTGCGCTCGATGACGACCGACTCGGTGGACCACGAGGCGGCGCTGCGGGTGATCCACTCGGGCAAAATCTTCGCCGGCCGGCCGGCGTGGGGGTCGTGGGTGCTGTACGGCCTCGGCACGGAGCGGAAGGAGCTGCCCGCCTACGTCGTGCTCGGCGACCCGGGCGGGCTGCCGGTGGACGGCACGAACAACTGGTCGAGCGGCTTCCTGCCGGCGGTCTACCAGGGGACGCCGTTCCGCGCCGCGGGCACGCCGGTGGCGCACCTCGCCACCCCCGCCGACGTGCCGGCCGCGGCGCGCCGCCACCAGCTCGACCTGCTCCGCGGTCTGAACGCGGCGCACCTCCAGCGCCACGCCGGGAACGCCGAGCTGGAGGCGCGGCTGGGGCACTTCGAGCTCGCCGCGGCGATGCAGACGGCGGTGCCCGACGTGCTCGACCTCTCCCGCGAGACGGAGGAGACGAAGCGGCTGTACGGCATCGACGACCCGAAGTCGGCCGAGTACGGCCGGCGCTGCCTGCTGGCCCGCCGGCTGGTCGAGCGCGGGGTGCGGTTCGTGCAGCTGTTCCTGAGCGGCCAGCCGTGGGACACGCACAGCCGCAACGCCGAGAACCTGCGGAACCTGTGCGCCATGACCGACCGGCCGAGCGCCGGCCTGGTGACCGACCTGAAGCGCCGCGGGCTGCTCGACGACACGATCGTGATGTGGGCGGGCGAGTTCGGCCGGCTGCCGATCTCGCAGGGGACCGACGGCCGCGACCACAACCGCCACGCCTTCACGCTCTGGCTCGCCGGCGGCGGCTTCAAGCGCGGCTACGTCCACGGCGCGACGGACGAGTTCGGCTACCGGTCGGTCGAGAAGGTGGTGCGCGTGCCGTCGCTCCACGCGACGCTGCTCCACGCCCTCGGCCTCGACCACACGCGGCTGACCGTCCCGCACGAGGGCCGCGACGACACGCTCACCGACTACGCCGTCACCAACGCCGCGGTCGTACGCGACCTGTTGGCCTGA